The following proteins come from a genomic window of Gossypium raimondii isolate GPD5lz chromosome 5, ASM2569854v1, whole genome shotgun sequence:
- the LOC105767610 gene encoding LOW QUALITY PROTEIN: 1-aminocyclopropane-1-carboxylate synthase 3 (The sequence of the model RefSeq protein was modified relative to this genomic sequence to represent the inferred CDS: inserted 1 base in 1 codon): MVSKISPSVRMLSSKASCNSHGQDSSYFLGWQLYENNPFHEVENPTGIIQMGLAENQLSFDLVESWLRKNPEVMELKKGGESVFRELALFQDYHGLPTFKNELVEYMAKXRGNKVKFDPNNLVLAAGATSANETLIFCLADPGEAILLPTPYYPGFDRDLKWRTGVEIVPVHCWSSNGFRITMFALEEAYERAQKLNLKVKGVLITNPSNPLGTTMTKEELDHLITFAMAKNIHVISDEVFSGTVFDSPGFISILEAAMDRNLENTDVWSRIHIVYSLSKDLGLPGFRVGMIYSNNKTVVGASTKMSSFGLVSSQTQYLLTNVLASKRFTSKYMKENQKRLKKRKEMLVSGLKKSGIECLKSNAGLFCWVDMRHLLSSNTLEAETKLWNQMVCDVGLNISPGSSFHCSEPGWFRVCFANMSRGTLQVAMRRIKDFVERSNFMGRIKMNYQQNMSSLSRKLLSNWVRKLSSPDPNEHER, translated from the exons GAATCATTCAGATGGGGCTTGCTGAGAATCAG CTTTCTTTCGACCTTGTCGAATCATGGCTTAGAAAAAACCCGGAAGTCATGGAACTGAAGAAGGGTGGAGAATCTGTATTCAGGGAACTAGCTCTCTTCCAAGACTATCACGGATTGCCTACTTTCAAAAAT GAACTGGTGGAGTACATGGCAA TGAGAGGAAACAAGGTCAAGTTCGATCCCAACAACCTAGTGCTTGCCGCTGGTGCAACTTCAGCTAACGAGACTTTAATCTTTTGCCTCGCCGATCCTGGTGAAGCTATTCTTCTTCCTACACCGTACTACCCTGG GTTCGACAGGGATCTTAAATGGAGGACTGGAGTGGAAATTGTTCCAGTACATTGCTGGAGCTCAAATGGATTCAGAATTACCATGTTTGCACTGGAAGAAGCCTACGAAAGAGCTCAAAAGCTTAACCTCAAAGTTAAAGGGGTTTTGATAACGAATCCTTCGAATCCACTGGGCACAACAATGACCAAAGAGGAGCTCGACCACCTCATTACTTTCGCCATGGCCAAAAACATTCATGTCATAAGCGATGAAGTTTTTTCAGGAACAGTCTTCGACTCACCTGGTTTCATAAGCATTCTAGAAGCCGCAATGGACCGCAACCTCGAAAACACAGACGTATGGAGCCGCATTCATATTGTTTACAGCCTTTCCAAGGATTTAGGTTTACCGGGATTTCGTGTGGGTATGATTTATTCCAACAACAAAACTGTTGTCGGTGCGTCAACTAAAATGTCGAGTTTTGGCCTGGTTTCATCCCAGACTCAGTACCTACTCACCAACGTGTTAGCCAGCAAGAGATTCACCAGCAAATACATGAAGGAGAACCAAAAGCGGCTCAAGAAGAGGAAAGAGATGCTGGTTTCAGGGCTTAAAAAGTCAGGGATCGAATGCCTGAAAAGCAATGCAGGGTTGTTCTGCTGGGTTGACATGAGACATCTCTTGTCTTCTAACACATTGGAAGCAGAAACAAAGCTGTGGAACCAAATGGTTTGCGATGTCGGGTTGAATATCTCTCCTGGTTCATCTTTCCATTGCAGTGAACCAGGGTGGTTCAGGGTCTGCTTTGCCAACATGTCCCGAGGAACCCTTCAAGTTGCAATGCGACGAATCAAGGATTTCGTCGAACGTTCGAACTTTATGGGTAGGATTAAGATGAATTACCAGCAAAATATGTCGAGTTTAAGCAGGAAACTGCTCAGCAACTGGGTTCGCAAATTATCCTCGCCTGATCCTAATGAACATGAGCGTTag